Part of the Usitatibacter palustris genome, TGCGCAGGTCCACGGCCTTCTGGCCGATCAGATCGAGCAACCGGCCCGGGGTCGCGACCAGGATTTCCACGCCGCGGCGCAGCTCCTGGATCTGCGGATTGATGTTCACGCCGCCGTAGACGCAGAAGGGCCGCAGCGGGATGTGCTTCCCATAGGTCTTCACGCTTTCGAAGACCTGGATCGCGAGCTCGCGCGTGGGCGTGAGGATGAGGCAGCGCACCGGGTGCATCGCCGGCGAGAAGCTCTTGCTGGCACTCGGGGCCAGGCGCTGCAGCAGCGGCAGCGTGAATCCCGCGGTCTTGCCGGTGCCGGTTTGCGCGGCGCCGAGCAGGTCGCGTCCCGAAAGGACGATGGGAATGGCCTGGAGCTGGATGGGGGTGGGGGTGGTGTAGCCCTGCTCCGCGATGGCGCGAAGCAGCTCGGGCAGCAGCCCGAGGCTTTCGAAAGTACTGATGGCAATCTCCTGAAAAATCGGCCCGCGAAGGACTTGCCTTCGCAACCGGTTCAGGACGATGAATTGTGTGCTTCGGGGATTCGGCGCTGCGGGAGTACCGGGCGCGGAACAGGCGGGGTGGCAACCGGATAAGCCACCCACGACACCTGGACCGGAATTATACCGGAACCATGGCTTCCTGCTTGATTATTTTGGGTTTTTTCCCGGGTCAGTCGACCTTGGCCCCGGATTGCTGGACAACGACTCGCCACTTCTCGTACTCGGACTTCACGAACGCGCCGAAGCGTTCCGGGCTGCCGGCCATGGGATCGGCCCCTTCCTCGACCATCCGGGCCTCCACGACCTTCTCCTGGATGATCTCGTTCACGGCCTTGTTGAGCGCGTCGATCGCCTCGCGCGGCGTGCCCTTGGGGGCAAAGATCCCGAACCAGGAGCCCGCCTCGAACCCCGGAAAGCCGCGTTCGGCGACCGTGGGGACCTCGGGCATGGAGCGCGAACGCTTCACGCTGCTGACGGCAATGGCCGTGAGGTTGCCGGCCTTGATGTGCGCGATCACCGAGGGAATCGTCGCGAACATGAACTGCACGCGGCCCGTGAGCAGGTCCTTCAGTGCCTCCGCGCCCTTGTAGGGGATGTGCGTGGCCTCGAAGCCCGCGCGGGACGCGAGCATGTAGCCCGAAAGGTGCGAGGACGTGCCGATGCCGGTCGAGGCGTAGTTGAGGGCGCCCGGGTTCTTCTTCGCGTAGGCGACGAACTCCTCCATGGACTTCACGCCGGTGGACGGATGCACGACGAGCACGTTGGGGACGTCGGAGATCTGCGCGACCGGCACGAGGTCGGTGAGCGGGTTGTACGTGAGGCCCTTGTAGAGGGCCGGGTTCACGGCCATCGGGCCCACGGAATTCACGATGAGCGTGTAGCCGTCGGCGGGGGCGCGCACGGCGAGCTCGGTACCGATGTTGCCGCCCGCGCCGGGCTTGTTCTCGATCACGAAGGGTTGCTTGAAGCGGTCCGAGAGGCGCTGGGCAACGGTGCGCGCCATGATGTCCGTGGTTCCTCCCGCGGTGAAGGCCACGATGATCTTCACGGGCTTGTTGGGGTAGGTCGACTGCGCGAGGGCCGGGACGACGGCGAGCGACGCGGCGAGTGCCAGCGTGGCGCGGAAGGCGTGCGAACGGATCATGGTTTTCTCCTCCAGGTTCTTGGTGGCGACTCTAGCAACGCCGGCCGAGGCCCGGAAATAGGGAATTGCGAGCGGGACTATAAGTACGCGCGATAGGAGCTAGGCGGCCTGCTCGAGCAGGTCGGCCAGCGTCACGCCACACCAGGCGTTGCGGCGCACAAGCTTCACGACCACTTCGCGCAACTCGTCGCGCACGGCCGCGGCCGCGGGTGAGAGTCGGTCTCCGGGCAGCGCACCCAGGTAGTTCCGGCGGCGCAGCGTTGCGTCCGTGACTGGAATGACGCGCCAGTCGTCGGGACGGCTGCCGGCGACGCGCGTGGCGGCCCATGGCTGGATCGTCGCGGCGAGGTCTTCGCGCACCGAGGCCATCAGGAGCGGGAGCGAATCGATCTCGGCCACGAGGTTCGCGCGCAGGCCCGCGCGCTCGAGCTCGAGCGCGATGCGGCGGCGCAGGCCGTGCGTGCCGGTGGGCAGGATCATCGGGAGCGCAGCGGCCTCGGCGAGGCTCATGCGTTTGCGCCGCGCCGGAACCAGCTTGCTCGTGCGGTGCGCGATCACGAAGAGCTCCTCGTCGAGCAGCGGCTCGGCGATCATGCCCTCCACCGGGCCGAAGAGGATCGCGAGGTCGAGCTGCCCGAGCCGCGCGAGCTCGGCCACGTGCCCGCTCAGGCCCTCGACCACGGTGAGCACCACGCCCGGGAAGCGCGTGCGCAGGTGCTTCAGGAAATCGAGCCCCAGCGCCGCGACCGTGGTGGGCGCGACGCCCAGCGATACGGAGCCGCGCACTTCGCCCGGCGGGCGGCGCACGATCTCGCCGAGCTGGTCGAATTGCCGGAGCAGGAAGCGGGCGTGGTCGTAGAGCGCGCGGCCGGGCTCGGTGGGGGTGACGCCGCGCGAAGAGCGGCGAAGCAGGATCACGCCCAGCTCCGCCTCGAGATTCGCGAGCTGCTGGCTGAGCGCCGGCTGCGCGATGTGGATCGCGCGCGAAGCGGCGAGGAAGCTTCCCGCCTCGACGATGCGCACGAAATACCGGAGCTGGCGGATGTCGGCCATAGCGGCAGCTTATATCGCCTCACGCGATTCCGTATTTTCCGCGATCGAGCCCGCCGCCTAGAATCACGTCATGGATCCCGTGGATGTCCTGGTCGTCGGCGGTGGCAACGCCGCGCTGTGCGCTGCGCTCACTGCCCGCGAAGCCGGTGCCAGCGTGCTGCTGGCCGAGTGCGCCCCGGAGCCCCTGCGCGGCGGCAACAGCGTCCACACGCGAAATCTCCGCTGCATGCACGCCGCACCCGAGGACGTCCTCACCGAGGCGTATCTCGAAGACGAATACTGGGACGACCTGCGGCGCGTCACCGCGGGCATCACCGACGAGGCGCTCGCGCGCCTCGCGATCCGCGAATCGGGCACGGTGCGCCCGTGGATGGCGCGCCATGGCGTGCGCTTCCAGCCATCGCTGGGCGGCACGCTTCACCTCTCGCGCACCAACGCGTTCTTCCTCGGCGGCGGCAAGGCGCTCGTGAACGCGTACTTTCGCAGCGCGAAGGCGCTGGGCATCGAGGTGCGCTACGGCGCGCGCGTGACCAGGCTCGCGATCCGCGACGGCCATTTCGAATCGGCGACGATCGAGCACGCGGGTCGCACGGAGACGGTTCGTGCGAAGTGCATCGTGCTCGCCTCCGGCGGCTTCGAATCGAACCTCGAATGGCTGCGCGAAGTCTGGGGCCCGCCCGCGGACAACTTTCGCGTGCGCGGCACGGCCTTCAACCAGGGCGAGGTGTTGAAGCGCGTACTCGAAAGCGGCGCCACGCAGGTCGGCGATCCGTCGCAGGGCCACATGGTCGCGGTGGATGCGCGCTCGCCCAAGTACGACGGCGGCATCGTCACGCGCCTCGACTGCGTGTCGCTGGGCCTCGTGGTCAATCGCGAGGGCAAGCGCTTCCACGACGAAGGCGAGGACTTCTGGCCGAAGCGCTATGCGATCTGGGGGCGGCTCGTCGCGAAGCAGCCCGGGCAGGTGGCCTACGCGATCATCGATGCGAAGGCGATTGGCCGCTTCATGCCGCCCGTCTTTCCCGGCGAGCGCGCGGCCACACTGGGCGAGCTTGCGGCGAAGCTCGGTCTCTATCCGGCCGAGCTTGAAGCGACGGTCGCCGAATTCAACGCGGCGGTTCGCCCCGGCACGTTCGACCACGCGGTGCTCGACGACTGCCGCACCGAAGGCCTCGTGCCACCGAAGACGCACTGGGCGCGTGCGCTCGATACGCCGCCCTACACGGGCTACCCGCTTTGCCCGGGGCTCACGTTCACCTATCTCGGGGTCAAGGTGAACGACCGCGCGCAGGTTCGCTTTGGCGATGCGTGGAGTCCCAACGTGTTCGCGGCCGGCGAGATCATGGCGGGCAACATCCTCGGGCAGGGGTACCTCGCCGGCTTCGGCATGACGATCGGCACGGTTTTCGGACGCATCGCCGGAAGGGAGGCCGCGCGTGCAGTCGCTCATTGACCAGGTGGCGGCCGAATCCGGACTCACGCCCGGTGAGTCCGAAGTCGCGCGCCAGATGGTGATCTGCAACGCGTGCCGCTACTGCGAAGGCTACTGCGCGGTGTTTCCCGCGATGGAGCGGCGCCTCGAGTTCGGCCGCGGCGACGTGCAGTTCCTCGCGAACCTCTGCCATGACTGCGGTGCGTGCCTGCACGCCTGTCAGTACGCGCCGCCGCACGAGTTCGCGGTGAACGTACCCGCGGCGATGGCCGCCGTGCGCAGTACGACGTATGAGGCGCACGCGTGGCCCGCGGCGTTCGGCGCGCTCTATCGCCGCCAGGGCGCGTGGGTCGCCGCTGCGCTCGCCGGTGGCCTCGCGCTGTTCTTCCTGCTGGGCCTCGCGCGCAACGGCACACTTGCGGGCGCCGCGGATGGGCGCGGAAACTTCTACTCGGTCTTTCCGCACGGCCTCATGGTCACGATCTTCGGGCTCGCGTCGCTGTGGATCGTGCTCGCGTTCGCCATCGGCGTCGTGCGGTTCTGGCGCGGACTGCCGGTGCGTAACGATCCCGTCTCGATGACGGCGGCCACGGTGGACGCGGCCGGCGCTGCGCTGACGCTGCGCTATCTCGATGGCGGCGGCGATGGCTGCAACGTCGAAGACGACCGGCCCACGCATTGGCGCCGGCGCTTCCACCACCTCACGTTCTACGGCTTCGCGCTGTGCTTTGCCTCGACGAGCGTGGCGACGCTCTACCACTACGCGCTGGGCTGGCCCGCGCCGTATCCGTACCTCAGTCTTCCGGTCGTGCTGGGCACGGTGGGCGGCGTGGGTCTTCTCATCGGGCCGCTGGGCCTCATGGTGCTCGGCGGACGGCGGCATCCGATGCAATCGCATCGCGCGCAGAAGGCGATGGATCACGGCTTCCTCGTGTTGCTCTTCGCGACGAGCCTCACTGGCTTGCTGCTTCTCTTCCTCCGCGAGACGGCGGCGATGCCGGCGCTGCTCGCGGTCCACCTGGGCATCGTGCTCGCGTTGTTCGCAACACTCCCCTACGGAAAGTTCGCGCACGCGGTCTATCGCGTCGCGGCGTTGGCGAAGGACGCGATCGAGAAACGCCAGCCGCGCCATTTCGATGTCGGGAGCGAACCTTGAGCGCGCCGGTCCAGATCCTCATGTCGAAGCGTGCCGCGGGACATTTCGGCGCGGGTGTGGCCACGGCGATGGGCGAGCGGCCTTATCGCATCGTCCTGCTCGAAGACGTTCCGGCCGACGGCTCGCCGTGCGCGATCGACGTGGCACTGCTTTCGCGCGATGTCACCGGGCGCTCGGGGAAGTTCAAGATCACCGAGGCGCTCGCGCACTTCCTCGATGTGCTCGCGCGATCGCCGAACCTCGCCTGGGTTCAAACGCACTCGGCGGGAACCGACCGACCCACGTGGAAGCCGATCAAGGCGCGCGGCATCCGGCTCACGACGTCCTCGGGGATGGCGACCACGGTCGCGCTGAGTGCGGTGGGCGGCATCATCGCGCTCGCGCGCCGCTTTCCCGATCTCGCCGACGCGCAGCGCCGTCATGCGTGGGAACCACTGCTCGAGGAACGCGCGCCGCGCGACCTCGCGGGACAAACGGCCGTCATCGCGGGCCTGGGACCCATCGGCACGGAAGTCGCGCGCCTGCTGAAGGCGGTCGGCCTGCGGGTCGTCGGGATCCGCCGCGCCGCACAGCCGCATCTGCATTGCGACGAGACCGCGGCGTACGGAGATCTCGCGAAGTACCTGCCGAAGACGGACTGGCTCGTGCTCGCCTGCCCGCTCACCGAGCTCACGCGCGGGCTCGTCGATGCGGCCGCGATTGCGAGCTTGCCGAAGGGTGCTTGCATCGTGAACGTCGCGCGTGGCGAAGTGATCTCCGAGCAGGCCATGATCGAAGCACTGCGCGACGGGCACCTGGGCGGGGCCTGGCTCGATGTCTTCGAGTACGAGCCGCTCGATCCCGCCTCGCCGCTCTGGGACTTGCCACGCGTGATGATCTCGCCGCACTCTTCCGGCGCGGCCGACGGAAACTATGCCCGCGCCGGCGCGGTGTTCCTCGACAACCTGGCGCGCTGGCGAGAAGGCCGGCCGCTCGCCAACGAGGCGTCGCGCCTCGAGGCCTCGTGAAGGAGCTGCCATGACAAACATCGCCCACCTGCCGCTGCGCTCGATGAAGGACCAATGCACGCCCGAGGAGTGGAAGGCGCGCGTCGACCTCGCCGCGTGCTATCGCCTGCTCGCGCTCTACGAGATGTCGGACATGATCGCCAACCACGTTTCGATGCGCGTGCCCGGGCAGGACGGGGCCTTCCTCATCAACGCCTACGGAATGCTCTACGAGGAGATCACGGCATCGAGCCTCCTCAAGGTGGACTACGACGGGAACATCCTCGTGAAACCCGATTTCGGCGACCTCAACTACGGGGTCAACAAGGCGGGCTACGTGATCCACAGCGCCGTGCACCGCGCGCGGCACGACATCGATTGCGTGATCCACACGCACACGTGGGCGGGCATGGCGATTTCCGCGCTCGAGTGCGGACTGTTGCCGATCACGCAGACGGCAATGCGTTTCCTGAAGATCGGCTATCACGATTACCAGGGCGTGGTGCTCGATGCGCGCGAGCAGGAGTCGCTGCTGCGCGACATGGGCAACTCGGAGGCGTGCGTGCTGCGCAATCACGGCGTGCTGATCGTGGGGAAATCCGTGGGCGAAGCGTTCAACTGGTGCCATCGCTTCGAGCTTGCCGCGCGCGCGCAGCTTGCCGCGCAGGCCACGGGCCAGAAGATCACGGAAGTGCCGAAAGATGTGCTCGAGGAAACCTGGAAGAACTACCAGCCCGGCACGCGGCGCCCGTACGGTGTGATGGAGTGGCCCGCGCTGCTCCGCAAGCTCGACCGCATCGACCCGAGCTACCGCGACTGATCGATCGCCGCGTCGATCTCGTCGGCCGAGAGGCTCGTCCGATGCTTGTCGACCCAGAAGCCCCAGAGCACCAGCAGCCACTGCGCGTGGCCGACCCACGCGATCGCCGTCACGCTCGGGGGCGGTTCGCCGAAGACATTGCCCAGCTGGATGATCGCGAGGAAGGCCACGAGGCCCCACAGCGCCCAACGGCCGACCGCGTCACGCGCCTTCGTGAAGCGCATGTACAGCGCGACGCCGATCGCGAGGATCGTGAATTCCACGGCGAGCGTGCCGGGTAGCGAATTCCAGAGGCCCAGCCCGATGCGCTCGTCGGTGAACGGCGTGAGCGGCAGGTCGGGGCGGTGCACGATCGCGTCGAGCCCCCAGTGGCTCATCACCAGCAGCAGGATGACGATCGCTTCGCGCCACAGGCCGCGGATCGCGAAGTGCACGCCGCCCACCACGAACGCCCAGCCGGCGGCGGCCATCAGCGAGTGCGAGATCGGGTAGTGCTGGAAGTCGAGGGGCGTGACCCGCGTGATGCCCGGAGCGATCGCGACGCGCTCGACGCCGATCAGCAGCAGCGTGGGCCACAGGAGATCGATGAACTGCGCCGCGAGGAAAAGCCACCCCAGGCTGGCGCGGGGCGCCAACGGCTTCGCTGCGAAGGCTAGTCCGAAGTGTCCGATGAACACGGCGGCACTCTACCACCCGGACGTTACTTCGAGCGCTCCAGGGCCGCTTTGACTTCCGGACCCCACATGTCGACGAACGCGCGCCGGTTCTCGGCAAGCTCGGCATCCTCGTTCGCGAGCGTCTCGATTTCGGGCGCGAGGTTCTCGAGGATGGTGAGGTAGTAGCTCCACACCTCGAACGTGGATTTCTTCAGGCGCGAGATGCGGCCCAGGAAGCGGCGCGCATACGCCATGCGGAGGTTCGCGATGAGCTCGGCTTGCTGCGGCGTCGGGTCGTCGGCGGTCTCGAGGAGGATCAGCGCTTCCTCGATGCGCTCGCATTCCTGCTCGGGATCGGATTCCTGCTCGGCGCGCTCGAGGAGCCCGCGCGCTTCGATGATGTCTCGGTCAGCGGTCATGGCGCCATTTTCTCACGGCGCTACTGCTTCGCGGGCGCGGCCTTCTTCTTCTCTACGATGCGGTCGAGAACCACCGGGGGCTCGTTGCTATCGACCTGCTGCAACACGAGGCGCTTCGCCGTCGCGCGCACGACGCGAAAGTCGTAGCGCAGCGCCTTCCCGTCGTCCTCGTAGACCTTCAACCGGTCGCCCTCGAGCGTCCAGCGTGCCCTGGAGATCGAGGGCCGCGAATGGGTGTACGTGTTGAACAGCCGTTCGCCATCGTCCTTCGCGAACGAATACTCCTCGTCGAAGCAGTTCTCCTTGCAGAGGAACCCGCCGAGGATGAGCGGTTCGAGGTCGGCCGGAGCCTTCGCGAGAGCGAACGGCGTGACGAACGCCATGGCCGCAAAGAAAAGGCATCCGCGCATCACGTCAGTTTCGCCCGGAAAGGAACTCTCTCAGGGCCTTCGCCGTGTGTGTTGCCGCATCGCGGGCGAGGAACGCTTCGGGCGGTGCCGCCATCACGACGCGTCCGCCGCCGTTGCCGCCTTCGGGACCCATGTCCACGATCCAGTCGGCTTCGGCAATGATATCGAGGTTGTGCTCGATCAACACGACGGTGTTGCCGGCGTCGACGAGGCGGTGCAGCACGCGAATGAGTTTCTCCACGTCGGCCATGTGCAGTCCCACGGTGGGCTCGTCGAGCACGTACAGCGTCTGCGCGATCGGGAATTTGCGGCGCGGATCGGGTACGTCGATGCGGCGTACTTTCGAGAGCTCCGTCACCAACTTGATCCGCTGGGCTTCGCCGCCCGAGAGCGTGGGGCTCTGCTGTCCGAGCGTGAGGTAACCCAACCCTACGTCCTGCAGCAGGCGCAGTGCGTGGTGGATCGACGGATGGTGCGCGAAGAACTCGACGGCTTCGTCCACGGAGAGCGCCAGCACTTCACCGATCGACTTGCCGCGCATCTTCACGGCGAGCGTCTCGGGATTGAAGCGCGAGCCGCGGCAATCCTCGCAAAGTACCTTCACGTCGGGCAGGAAGCTCATCTCGACCTTCTTCACGCCCTGGCCTTCACACGCGTCGCAGCGGCCGCCGGCGGTGTTGAACGAGAAGCGGCTCGCGGTGTAACCGCGGATGCGCGACTCCTGCGTGTCGGCGAAGAGCTTGCGGATGGTGTCGAAGAAGCCGACGTACGTGGCGGGGCAGGAGCGGGGCGTCTTGCCGATCGGCGTCTGGTCGACTTCGAGCACGCGGGTGATCGGTTCCCAGCCTTCGATCGCCTTTGCGCCGGAAAGCGGCGGCAGCTTCTTGCGATCGCGCACGGAAGCCACGAGGCGCTCGAGGTTCTCGTGAAGCACGTCGCGCGCGAGCGTGGACTTGCCGGACCCGGAGACGCCCGTGACCACCGACAGGCGCGCGAGCGGTAACTTGACGTTCACCTCCTGGAGGTTGTGCAGCGATGCGCCGCGTACCTCGATGGAAGGGGTGCCGCGCGGCACCGGACGGCGCGGCTGCACCGGGTGCTTGAGCGGGTTCGCGAGGAAGCGCCCGGTGATCGAGTTCGGGTTCTTCTCCAATTCGGCGGCCGTGCCCTGCGCGACGATCTCGCCACCGACGCGCCCCGCACCGGGACCGAGGTCGATCACGTGCTGCGCGTGGCGGATCGTGTCCTCGTCGTGCTCCACGACGATCAGCGTGTTGCCGTTCTGGTTCAGCTTGTGGAGCGTCTCGAGCAGGATCTTGTTGTCGCGCGGATGCAGGCCGATCGTCGGTTCGTCGAGGATGTAGCAGACACCGCGCAGGTTGGAGCCGAGTTGCGCGGCGAGCCGGATGCGCTGTGCTTCACCACCCGAAAGCGTGGGCGCGCCGCGGTCGAGCGAGAGATAGCCCAGCCCGACCTGTTCGAGGAAGCCCAAACGGGAGTTGAGCTCCGCAAGAATGTCGCGCGCGATCTCGCCCTCGCGGCCGGCCACCTGCAGCTTCTGGAAGAATCCGTGCGCGGCCGAGATCGGATGCGCGCTCATGTCCGCGATCGACTCGCCGCGGAAGCGCACCGCGAGCGCTTCGCGGTTGAGGCGCTTGCCGTCGCACGAGGCACACGGTTCATCGATCTCCAGCCATTCGACCCACGAATCGAGGACGTGATCCTCGGTTCCGGTCTTCGCGCGCTCATCGTCCATCGCGGCCTGCGTCCCCGCGATCTTGAGGCCCGTGCCGTAGCAGTCGGCGCACCAGCCGTGCTTGGAGTTGTACGAGAAGAGCCGCGGATCGAGCTCGGGGAAGCTGCGGCCGCAGTTGCCGCACGCGCGCTTGGTCGAATAGACCTGCACGTCGCGCCCGCCCCAGCCGCCGCAGCAGACGTGCACGACACCCTTGCCGACCTCGATGGCCGCCGCGAGCGCGCGGCGCAGCTCCGCTTCATTGGCCGGCGTGACCGTGACCTGCGCGATCGGCATCTCGAGCGTGTGTTCCTTGAAGCGATCGAGGCGCGGCCACTTGTTCGTCGGCAGGTACTCGCCGTCGACGCGCAGGTGCGAGACTTCCTTCGCGAGCGCCCACTTGGCGAGGTCGGTGTAGAAACCCTTGCGATTGACGACGAGCGGCGCAAGGATGGCAATGGTTTCGTTGCGCCGCTCCTTGAGGATGCGCGCCACGATCGCATCGAGGCTCTGCGGCTCGATCGGGATGTCGCAGTCCGGGCAATGCTGCGTGCCGAGCTTCACGAACAGCAAACGCAGGAAGTGGTGGATCTCGGTTTGCGTCGCCACCGTGCTCTTCGAGCCGCCGCGGCTCGTGCGCTGCTCGATCGCGACCGTGGGCGGAATGCCGAAGATGGCATCGACATCGGGCTTCGACGCGGGCTGCACGAACTGGCGCGCGTAGGCGTTGAGCGACTCGAGGTAGCGGCGCTGGCCCTCGGCGAAGATGATGTCGAAGGCGAGCGTGCTCTTGCCCGACCCCGATACGCCGGTGATCACGGTGAACTTCTCGCGCGGGATCGTGACGTCGATCCCTTTCAGGTTGTGCTCGCGCGCGTGGCGCACGAAGATGTTCTTGCGGGCCGCGGGTGGCGCGAGCGACTTGTACTCGCCGACATCCTGGCGCGCGACGGCGGTCATCGACTTGTCGTAGTCCACGAGCGCGCGGCCGGTGTGCGACGCGGCGCTGGCCATCACCTGCTTCGGTGTTCCCTCCGCGATCACCTGGCCGCCGGCATCCCCGCCCTCGGGGCCGAGGTCGATGATCCAGTCGGAGGCGCGGATCACGTCGAGGTTGTGCTCGATCACGATCAGCGAATGGCCCGCGGCGATGAGGCGGCGGAATGCGCCGAGGAGCTTCCGGATGTCCTCGAAGTGCAGGCCCGTTGTGGGCTCGTCGAAGAGGAACACGCGCGTGCGCCGTTCGACCGTCGCAGGCAGCGGCGCCATCGCCTTGCCCGTGCGCTTCGCGCGGACTTCCGGGCGCATCGGCAGCGCGGAAATCGAACGGCCCGATGCTTCGGCGAGGTGGCCCGCGAGTTTCAGGCGCTGCGCTTCGCCACCGGAGAGCGTGGGCACGGGTTGACCGAGCCGCAGGTAATCGAGACCGACGTCCTCGAGCGGCTGCAGGCGCGAGAGCACTTCGTTCTCGCCCGCGAAGAACGTGAGCGACTCGTGCACGGTGAGCTCGAGGATCTCCGCGATGCTCTTGCCGTTCAGCGTGACCTCGAGGATTTCGTCGCGATAGCGCTTGCCGTTGCAGTCCGGGCAGCGCAGGTACACGTCCGAGAGGAACTGCATCTCGACGTGCTCGAAGCCGTTGCCGCTGCAGGTCGGGCAGCGGCCGTTGCCGGAGTTGAAGCTGAAGGTGCCCGCCGTGTAGCCGCGCGCCTTCGATTCGGGCACTTTCGCGAAGAGGTCACGGATCGCATCGAACGCGCCCACGTAGCTCGCGGGATTCGAACGCGTCGTGCGGCCGATCGGCGTCTGGTCCACGAACACGACGTCGTTCACGTGCTCGAGGCCTTCGATCACCTTGAACGCGCCCGGCGTTTCCGTGGGCCGCCCGAGGTGCTTGAGCAGCGCCGGATGGAGGATGTCCTGCACGAGCGTGGATTTCCCCGAGCCCGACACGCCCGTCACGCACACGAGCCGATGCAGCGGGAACGCGACATCCGCGCTCTTGAGGTTGTGTTCGGTCGCGCCCTTGATCGTGAGGCGCGGCGTCTTCGCATCGGGCGGCACCGGAACCACGCCCGCGTCCGCGCGGCGTCGGCCCGACAGGTACTCGGCGGTTACCGTGTTCGCGCGCTTCAGCGCTTCCGGCGGCCCGAAGAAAACGATCTCGCCGCCGCGCTCGCCGGGACCGGGCCCCATGTCGAGGAGCTTGTCGGCCTCCAGCATGATCTGCGGGTCGTGCTCGACCACGACGAGCGAATTGCCGGCGTCGCGCAGGCGCTTCATCACGTCGATCACGCGCCCCATGTCGCGCGGATGCAGGCCGATGGACGGTTCGTCCAGAACAAAAAGTGTGTTCACGAGCGACGTGCCCAGCGCCGTCGTGAGGTTGATGCGCTGCACTTCACCGCCCGAGAGCGTGCGCGACTGCCGGTCCAGCGTAAGGTAGCCGAGACCCACTTCGCCGAGGTACGCCAGGCGCGCGCGCACTTCATCGAGGAGCATCCGCGTGGCTTCATCGAGCGGCGCGGGGAGTGCCAGGTTCGCGAAGAGAGTCTTGGTTCGCTCCGCGGGAAGCAGCATCACGTCGTGCAGGCAAAGCCCGGGCATCTGGGCGAGCTGATCCGTCGTCCACGCGACGCCCTTGGGGCGGTAGCGCAACTGCGGGTCGAGCACCGCGTCGGCCTCGGCCTTCGTGCCGACGCGCCACAACATCGATTCGGGCTTGAGCCTGGCACCCCCGCACGCGGTGCACGGCGTGTACGCGCGATACCGCGAGAGCAGCACGCGGATGTGCATCTTGTAGGCCTTGGTCTCCAGCCAGTCGAAGAAGACCTTCACGCCGTACCAGTGCGTCTTGCCGGTTTTCCGCCAACTCACCCAGCCCGGGTCGCCGCGAAGCACCCATTGGCGATGCTCCTCGGGAAGGTCGCGGAACGG contains:
- the uvrA gene encoding excinuclease ABC subunit UvrA; its protein translation is MNDLRAGTAADPESSQDDTRSDAIVIRGARQNNLKNLDVDFPTGELVVVTGPSGSGKSSLVFDTLYAEGQRRYVETFSPYARQFLDRMDKPQVDSVEGIPPAIAIDQTNPVRTSRSTVGTMTEINDHLKLLFARAANLYCRGCSRLVRRDSPESIYREMSERAAAAGDPRLTITFPVEVPKNFTEEEVTKFLQAQGYARIHSRKGTRLEVAQDRVKVASAEKARVVEAIEAALRLGVGKVNVFVGDEGTEAWRFSTDLHCPDCDIRYPDPTPSRFSFNSPLGACETCRGFGRVIGVDFGLVIPDETKTLGGGAVKPFQTKSFDECQDDLVKYAKRAGVALDVPFRDLPEEHRQWVLRGDPGWVSWRKTGKTHWYGVKVFFDWLETKAYKMHIRVLLSRYRAYTPCTACGGARLKPESMLWRVGTKAEADAVLDPQLRYRPKGVAWTTDQLAQMPGLCLHDVMLLPAERTKTLFANLALPAPLDEATRMLLDEVRARLAYLGEVGLGYLTLDRQSRTLSGGEVQRINLTTALGTSLVNTLFVLDEPSIGLHPRDMGRVIDVMKRLRDAGNSLVVVEHDPQIMLEADKLLDMGPGPGERGGEIVFFGPPEALKRANTVTAEYLSGRRRADAGVVPVPPDAKTPRLTIKGATEHNLKSADVAFPLHRLVCVTGVSGSGKSTLVQDILHPALLKHLGRPTETPGAFKVIEGLEHVNDVVFVDQTPIGRTTRSNPASYVGAFDAIRDLFAKVPESKARGYTAGTFSFNSGNGRCPTCSGNGFEHVEMQFLSDVYLRCPDCNGKRYRDEILEVTLNGKSIAEILELTVHESLTFFAGENEVLSRLQPLEDVGLDYLRLGQPVPTLSGGEAQRLKLAGHLAEASGRSISALPMRPEVRAKRTGKAMAPLPATVERRTRVFLFDEPTTGLHFEDIRKLLGAFRRLIAAGHSLIVIEHNLDVIRASDWIIDLGPEGGDAGGQVIAEGTPKQVMASAASHTGRALVDYDKSMTAVARQDVGEYKSLAPPAARKNIFVRHAREHNLKGIDVTIPREKFTVITGVSGSGKSTLAFDIIFAEGQRRYLESLNAYARQFVQPASKPDVDAIFGIPPTVAIEQRTSRGGSKSTVATQTEIHHFLRLLFVKLGTQHCPDCDIPIEPQSLDAIVARILKERRNETIAILAPLVVNRKGFYTDLAKWALAKEVSHLRVDGEYLPTNKWPRLDRFKEHTLEMPIAQVTVTPANEAELRRALAAAIEVGKGVVHVCCGGWGGRDVQVYSTKRACGNCGRSFPELDPRLFSYNSKHGWCADCYGTGLKIAGTQAAMDDERAKTGTEDHVLDSWVEWLEIDEPCASCDGKRLNREALAVRFRGESIADMSAHPISAAHGFFQKLQVAGREGEIARDILAELNSRLGFLEQVGLGYLSLDRGAPTLSGGEAQRIRLAAQLGSNLRGVCYILDEPTIGLHPRDNKILLETLHKLNQNGNTLIVVEHDEDTIRHAQHVIDLGPGAGRVGGEIVAQGTAAELEKNPNSITGRFLANPLKHPVQPRRPVPRGTPSIEVRGASLHNLQEVNVKLPLARLSVVTGVSGSGKSTLARDVLHENLERLVASVRDRKKLPPLSGAKAIEGWEPITRVLEVDQTPIGKTPRSCPATYVGFFDTIRKLFADTQESRIRGYTASRFSFNTAGGRCDACEGQGVKKVEMSFLPDVKVLCEDCRGSRFNPETLAVKMRGKSIGEVLALSVDEAVEFFAHHPSIHHALRLLQDVGLGYLTLGQQSPTLSGGEAQRIKLVTELSKVRRIDVPDPRRKFPIAQTLYVLDEPTVGLHMADVEKLIRVLHRLVDAGNTVVLIEHNLDIIAEADWIVDMGPEGGNGGGRVVMAAPPEAFLARDAATHTAKALREFLSGRN